In one Acomys russatus chromosome X, mAcoRus1.1, whole genome shotgun sequence genomic region, the following are encoded:
- the Gabre gene encoding gamma-aminobutyric acid receptor subunit epsilon: MLPKVLLMLLNIFLALQWRVGPHIKLEDKPPAQDKVVFGPQPRPPQPSEKKFPAKETELSVDCKTEHPGGTLTRASRILSNILNNYDHKLRPGIGEKPTVVTVEVFVNSLGLISILEMEYSIDIIFYQTWYDERLRYNDTFETLVLHGNVVSQLWIPDTFFRNSKRTHVYDITIPNQMALIHKDGKVLYSVRMTIDARCSLHMLKFPMDSHSCPLSFSSFSYDDQEMIYKWENFKLEINEKNAWKLFEFDFTGVSNKTEIISTPVGDFMVMTFFFNVSREFGFIVFQNYVPSSVTTMLSWVSFWIKIEAAAARASVGVSSVLTMATLGTFSRKNFPRVSYLTALDFYIAICFVLCFCALLEFAVLNFLNYNETKRQASPKLYQLQTSSRANTRTRARARTRARARARAREQQEVFVCEIVTYERNAEEEPQYCPAQQSPNSRRPQCPRRRCGRNYVCFRVLRKYFCMAPGCEGSTWQRGRLCIHVYRLDNYSRVLFPITFFFFNVLYWLICLNL, from the exons ATGTTGCCCAAAGTTCTTCTGATGCTCCTCAACATATTCCTGGCCCTCCAGTGGAG GGTTGGACCTCACATTAAACTGGAGGATAAACCCCCTGCCCAAGACAAAGTAGTCTTCGGCCCTCAGCCTCGGCCT CCTCAACCTAGTGAAAAGAAGTTTCCAGCAAAAGAAACAGAACTCAGTGTTGATTGTAAGACTGAGCACCCAGGTGGGACACTAACAAGAGCCTCTCGAATCCTTAGCAACATCCTGAATAACTATGACCATAAGCTGCGCCCAGGCATTGGAG AGAAGCCCACTGTGGTCACTGTCGAAGTCTTTGTCAACAGCCTTGGTCTTATTTCTATCCTGGAAATG GAATATTCCATTGACATCATCTTCTACCAGACCTGGTATGATGAGCGTCTTCGTTACAATGACACCTTTGAGACCCTTGTTCTACATGGCAACGTGGTGAGCCAGTTGTGGATCCCGGATACCTTTTTTAGGAATTCTAAGAGGACCCACGTGTATGATATCACCATACCCAACCAGATGGCTCTCATCCATAAGGATGGAAAGGTGTTGTACTCAGTTAG gATGACCATTGATGCAAGATGTTCACTCCACATGCTCAAATTTCCAATGGATTCTCACTCTtgccctctgtctttctctagcT TTTCCTATGACGACCAAGAAATGATCTACAAGTGGGAGAATTTCAAGCTCGAAATCAATGAGAAGAATGCTTGGAAGCTATTTGAGTTTGATTTTACAGGAGTGAGCAACAAAACTGAAATCATCTCAACCCCAGTCG GTGACTTCATGGTCATGACATTCTTCTTCAATGTGAGCAGGGAGTTTGGCTTCATTGTCTTTCAAAACTATGTCCCTTCTTCTGTGACCACAATGCTCTCCTGGGTCTCCTTCTGGATCAAGATAGAGGCTGCTGCGGCCAGGGCCTCTGTAG GAGTCAGTTCTGTACTCACCATGGCCACGCTGGGCACCTTTTCCCGTAAGAATTTCCCTCGTGTCTCCTATCTCACAGCTTTGGACTTCTATATTGCAATTTGTTTCGTCTTGTGCTTCTGTGCTCTACTAGAGTTTGCTGTGCTCAACTTCCTGAACTACAATGAGACAAAACGACAGGCTTCTCCAAAGCTTTACCAA CTTCAAACTAGCAGCCGTGCTAATACTCGTACTCGTGCTCGTGCCCGCACACGGGCCCGTGCCCGTGCCCGTGCCCGCGAGCAGCAGGAAGTGTTTGTCTGTGAGATTGTCACCTATGAGAGGAATGCTGAGGAGGAGCCTCAGTATTGCCCAGCCCAGCAGTCTCCAAATTCAAGAAGACCCCAGTGTCCTCGGAGGCGGTGTGGCAGAAACTATGTGTGCTTTAGGGTTCTTAGGAAGTATTTCTGCATGGCTCCTGGTTGTGAGGGCAGCACCTGGCAGCGTGGCCGTCTCTGCATCCATGTTTACCGCCTGGATAACTACTCACGGGTGCTTTTTCCCATtacattctttttcttcaatgtGCTCTACTGGCTGATTTGCCTTAATCTGTAG